The following proteins are encoded in a genomic region of Dioscorea cayenensis subsp. rotundata cultivar TDr96_F1 chromosome 8, TDr96_F1_v2_PseudoChromosome.rev07_lg8_w22 25.fasta, whole genome shotgun sequence:
- the LOC120267703 gene encoding auxin-responsive protein IAA9-like, whose protein sequence is MMMMMIVVIMVILLTKRMNGVAKELVGWPPVKYRRWNDERRNAKCVKVKMEGVGIGRKVNLSLHHCYESLLHALKGLFPYHFNVGVNGFDEHIVTYEDGEGDWLLIGDVPWEVFLQSVKSIKILGRSAA, encoded by the exons atgatgatgatgatgatagtggTGATAATGGTTATCTTATTAACAA AGAGGATGAATGGAGTGGCAAAGGAGCTTGTTGGGTGGCCGCCGGTGAAGTACAGAAGGTGGAACGATGAACGGAGGAATGCCAAGTGTGTGAAGGTGAAGATGGAGGGGGTTGGCATTGGGAGGAAGGTGAACTTATCTCTTCACCATTGTTATGAGTCCTTGCTTCATGCCCTGAAGGGCTTGTTCCCTTATCACTTTAATG TGGGAGTTAATGGCTTTGATGAGCACATAGTTACTTATGAAGATGGAGAAGGGGATTGGTTGCTGATTGGTGATGTTCCATGGGA GGTTTTTCTCCAGTCAGTTAAGAGCATCAAGATACTTGGCAGGAGTGCAGCTTAG